In Rosa rugosa chromosome 4, drRosRugo1.1, whole genome shotgun sequence, the genomic stretch AGTGTCAATTCTACAAAGACTTCATGAACACATTCTGCCAAAAGAGATATCATGTTACACTATCTGCAACCAATTGAACCTTTAACAAGTCACCTGCTTCTAACTAACAAAGGGATTGACTATAATAGACATCTATTTAGCCGAAATGAACTACAGCTTATCAACTTGTGAAAACAAAGGTTTCTATTGTGAAAGTACTGTAAAAGTAATGCAGCATTAAGCATGAACGTTGGCATGTCACAAAATATCTCAAAATCCGAGTGTCTAAGGAACAGAAAAAGGATTTGCACACATTCTTGTTCAAAAAATGGATTCAATGGAACATATATGCAACATCCCTACCACTGTGAATGTTAATTCTACAAAGACTCATGAACACATTCCGCCAAAGCAGATATCAGGTTATACtatctgcaaaacagaaaaTCATAAAAAGTTAGAAAAGTAAACAGGGGAATTTCAGAGACATTATTGAATACTAAACACAAGAAAATCTCATATCTACTGAGAAAATAGGAGTTGGAGTTTTGACTCAAACAGCCAAAGAGGAACCCAGAAGGTGACCAAAATGAGGCGCTGCAAGGCAGGAACTAACGAAAAGTTAGTGTGGGATGAGTAAAGGGTTACAAGACCAAAGAATGATCTTAAACTCCTGGTATTAGGAAACTCGAGGTTTGTCAATCAACCACATCACAATGACACTATTGGGTGCTTCAAGAGTATTTTATGGCACATAACAGTGTCCTTAAAATCCAAGAACTCATGATGAGCACTGAGTTCTGATATCTCAGCCTCAGTCATCATTGAAAACCCAATTGAACTACTAGTCCATGTATTGAGTGCACTTTGCGCAGAAGGCAAGACTAACCTCTCAATGCCGAATTCCATGAGCCGATTTTCGAGCTCATTCATCAAAATCCTGCACATCCCAAGTCTCCTAAACTGAGGCCTAGTCGCCACGAGTGGCACTTCAGCCACTCCCTTATTGATCCTCACCGTGGCGGCACCGATCATCTCCTCATGACCATCAACATCATCTCTCCTCTCCAAAACCACAGTGTAAAACCCTCTCAAATTCAACTCGGAATCGGATTCCAAGTCGAAGACAATGTCCTCAGCAATGTCTCTGTTGGTGTAGGGGTCTTTGGAAGGCTCGAAACACTCGTGGATGGCATTGAGAGCGGAGTGGAGCTTGGTGCCGTAATAAGATTCAATTCGCATGTGAGATTTCAAAAGCCTCCATGTCAGGTTATTGCTCACGGGAATGGGTGTCCCCAAAATCCGGTTGATCCCAGAAATCTTGGATCTTTCATCTTTTAAGACATCATTGATGTTTCTTGTTTTCGATCCTTTTCTTGATCTGGATTGGATTTGGGGTCGGGTTCTGTTTGACGACGCCGTTTCGCTCTCCCAACACCGGACTGATTCTTCTTCAGGGAAGCGTGAGGGTTTCACGGTAGACGACGATGAGGAGGAAGCCATAGCAGAGGCTCGCTTCCGCTTCATGATTGATCGATCTCGATTAGGGTTTTTGATCGATGTGGGTCTCGATCTTAGGGCTTGCTTAATTCAGCGGAAAGTTTGATCAGAGAAGAGAAATTTGTtgaacaaagagagagagagagagagagagagagagagtgaagaaaCAAAGAAATTCAAGAGAAACAAAGAAATGATTTGCAGGTAGAGGAGAGAAAGTGAAGACAGAGCAAATGCAGGTATAGGTTTTATACAACAGGTTCCAACGGATACTTTCTGACTGATTGACACGTGGCCTTTTGGCTGCTTGCTGGCCACGAAATAATGACAGCTGGCACTCCCTCCCCTAGAAACGAATACTGCGTTTAAATCATCATCCTAACCCTTCATgttccaccaaaaaaaaaaaaaaaaacagagagacaAATCTAGGAATACAAGATTTCGATGTAGCCTCGATCGAATTACAATATATAAACAAAGAATTGAATTGTAGTGGAAACTGAATACTCGCAAATGAAGGTAGGGTTAATAAAAACCTCTTCAACGAATAGTTTAATTTGTTGCTATTTTTAATATACGAGGGCTTCGTTTACGTTGCATATTCCATATGCCGAGCTTGGATGCTTGTCGCATTTTCAATAAGCGACGCAATTTGTTCCTCGCATATGACATCTTGCGAGACAAGCGAGTGCGTTACAGAATGCTATAAGCGAGACTTTATGTTTGTTACAATTTCTAATATACGAGACCTCGTTTACGTTGCATATTCCGTCTGCAAGGTTTATATGTTGAAAAAAATAACTGCGAggtttcatttttgttgcatATATTAATATGTGACACACGTATTTGTTGTAGAAAATTATATACGAGGCTTCTTGTTTGTCTCTTATAGTTTCGTCGATCacaaacattttttttatatttttattttgagaaaaataaaatctaaaatttgaatttttggTGGTCAAACAGTCAACGTGCTTTtggttctttatttttttttatttttttttattattacgtttttttttagagaaaggTAAGCtacaaagaaaaatatttaGGACAACCATAGTTTAGAAATTCTAAATTAAAGGCTGAAGAAGCTGTGCTTGGGATATTATTGATCCAAATAACAAGGAAAGAGACAATGACCGGTAGAGGTTATGGAGTCCACCAGCAAGTTAGCTTATCGGAACACATGAGAAAAGAAATGACTTCAAACTCACAGGCAAGCTTCTTGATATCACGAACTAAGAATTTGACAATATTGCTGAGGTATTTAAATTTCTACAGGCCAATCAGTTGAAAGTAAAGTTACAAAAATGTTCTTTTGGCAAAATGCAGGTAGAGGAGAGAAAGTGAAGACAGAGCAAATGCAGGTATAGGTTTATATACCAGGTTCCAACAGATACTTTCTGACTGATTGACACGTGGCCTTTTTCTGCTTGCTGCCTACGAAATCACGACAGCTGGCACTCCCTCCACTAGAAACGAATACTGCGTTTAAATCATCATCCTAAGTTCCTAACCCTTCATgttccaccaaaaaaaaaaaaaaaaagagataaatcTAGGAATACAAGATTTCAGTCTAGCCTCGATCGAATTACAACATAGAAAGTTAGGAACAAAGAATAGAGGAAACTGAAGACTGACAAATGAAGGTAGGGTTAATAAAAACCTCTGAAAGTAGGGTTAATAAAAACCTCTGAAAGTAGGGTTAATAAAAATCTCTGTATCAGAACTTTAAAAAATGGAGATATCGAAAATATTGGGGATATCCTGAAaaagatatatttttcaaaagaGTAAACTTCAACTTCATCTTTTTgtaaattacatataaatacatataaatttcaatttcatctGCACTAAAAAAGAGACTCTATGTGGTTGAAAAGTCGCTCGTTAGTCTACGAAAGTACAATAATCAAACCAAAACATATGACCGATATAGTAGGAATTgcagtgatgaacatgatagtcatagatctctttagagttgttgactgtttcccctataaggAGATAATAAAGATGAATCCAACTAGATGATTGATCATGTAATTCTCCATAtcgattatatccataagcgtCATAGCCagattgattgttgccttcatgagattcatttgaggtctcactgcgctctgtgcctaaactaatatagtcaaaacttaaggaaattgaagaaacatcataTGGTTTCTCCTCATCCAGATTCAccttgagaggatttctccTTACacagattcgccttgagggaatttctcctcacccaaatTCGCCTTGAGGAGGTCTCTCCTCACatagatttgcatttagagaattacttctcacccagaatggccttgaggggatttctcctcatcgagattcgccttgaggagatTTCGCTTCACCCAAATCTGCCTTCAGAGGTTTCACTTCAATGTATTTTTTTCTAAATAGGTTAATTTGCCTCTTTATTTGGTCATATATATCCTGACTAGAAGCCGTTGTTAAAATTTTACACCCTGATATAACCTCCATATTCCATAATGCATGATTCTCTGTGAataactgaatttttttttttttaatcagattttacagatatttcttcattttatcggtgatatatcctaaatatctaatatatcgagGATATTTGACGATAACAAAGAAATTTTGTAGAAATGgtggaagataagatattttccCTCTATAATATATCGGTCCCTCCAAAAATGGAGATATCAGGAGATATTTCAATATTTCAgaaatatcgcagatatttcAATCCTTGGTAATAAGAAGTATCCTATCCAACTACCAAAAGTATACTCCTTCTATTACACTTGTCATTTTCTTGTTGCCCACGAAAATCTTTAGATAGATGTGAAAGTTCTTTGACACGTGTATATCtgccatttgtttttttttttcttctttttttttttcagaaaactTTTGGTAGTAGGAAGTAGCTATATCCAACAACAAATATATACACTCCCTATTACATTGattaaatcaaatttttttaatgttttttttttcatcaatagTGTCTCAATTTTTATGAGACTTCCTACATGATacctgtagatacctctactagcaaggctagtttgctatctcaccaagcataattaacaccctctttgggacacccacaagccatggtgaggcccaaccgctacttgcatcttgtagccctatgttcaagctacgctacggtatccggaagtcgcaaatccgtcgccgggaagccacctttccggccttgccaacatgccctcacaaactaggcatttctagactagaatagtgattttagtcatcccacatctaagaaaatgtaaaggagaagcattccttcacctataaaaggaactctcctcccacaactcaacacactccattacatctcttgtaatcttgttaggccgcaaggctcgacacactagtacacattcaagtggacgtagtctcccgctaaggcgggaggtgaaccactatacttcgcttgtgtcgctctctctctctttacttatcgttaattagatccccacggatccaagcattaacattggcgccgtctgtgggaagccaacacaatggcttcgtcacctaccgtgagctaagtctgcttagcggaactCAAAGAAAATTTTCCCTCCTTCTTTGAGCTACTTCAAATTCATTGGTCACCCATTTCTCTTTGGTCATTCATGAATTTTCATTGGTTCCCAGTGAGTTCATGTTTGAAGTtgtgtttcttggcggcaacttttGCCAAGGCATGATCAAACATCACTCCAACGGTACAACTACTCAACTAGAGCAGaaatgtgcagaaatttgcactttGAGGGCCGGTCAAcactggtcaacgccggtcaacacgtggtcaacgcccaaggagtgatcaaaacttgcagaaactgctcaaaacaccaacatatggggcggtcaatgcttggtcaacgcccggcggagtcggtcaacgcccagcgaGGGTCGGTCAGCGCCCATTAGGACAAGTCAACGCTGACcatggttggtcaacgccagccaccaaaaaaaaaaaaaagaatctcgGTGCCAattttctctggacacccagataATTACTTTGGCCACCCTCCTTCTTCGCTGCATCAAACCGCCAGCAGCAGCTCGCACAACACCATCACCTCCGCCGAACTtagtcagcggcaccgccgaactccATCTCCGCTGAGCTCTGAGCTCCGCCCAACTATCCTTCTCCGCTCCGCCAGGAACCTCCGCTCCGCCGAACTATAACTGCAACTGCAACGCTCCGCAGAGGCTCCGGTCGTGGTGGCAGCAGTGTTGCACTCATCAAGCAAGTTTCGGACTGGGCctccgctccgccgaactcAAGGCCTCCGCTGACTATCACCACCGCCAGGAGCTTCCTCCAAGTTTTGATAGATGGCGGCCCGTGAAACTTCATCACACCTTCATCGTGCCTCCGCTGACCAACCAAGAGCTCTCTTGACCAAAAGCTTCGCGGACAAACCCTGCTGACAGCAGGCTCCGCTGAGCTTCACCGCCGGCAAGGCTCCATCGCCACACTTcttcagcggcaccgccgctCTCGGTCAGCGGTAACACCAGCGCTGGTCAACTGCTCCACTGGTGACCTCCGCTGGTCATCACCTCCGCCAGCAAAGCTCCACAGCAGCTAGGCACCCTCCGCCAGCTCAACTTTCCTTCAGCGGTACTTCCTCCGCCAATCTCCGTCAGCGGAAACCCTTATCCGCTCAGCTACATCAGCAGCAACCCAGCAGCCAAGGCATGCCTCGGAAACCCACATCCGCTCAGCTACAGTCCCGAGCCAACCTCCGCTCCGCTAGCTTACCTCCGCCAGGCTCCGTTCGCCGAATTCCTCCGCTGAGCTCCAGGCCCGCTGAGCTCCTGCCGCAACACTCGGATCTCCACTGCCGTCATCCCACTTACCTTTGCAAGGCCAGGAGCTCTCTGTCCTTGTTGTGCATGACATCATGAACTCTGCTGCGTTCTCAAcaagcaagaaacaaaaggacAGCAAGATCACCGATTGCAATGAATTACAGATCTGGAAACCCACTCTACTCCACTCAGCGTTGCAAACCCACTCCACTCTCCTTCTAGCCTTCGCAAGGAAATCGCGCTGCAAAGCTTCAATAAACAGATAAGTTAAATAACTATCTCAAATATCTACATGCTGTCAATTATCTAAGCATGCCAGCAAATTGTTAGAAGTTCTTAGAAGTTCCAGACTTCTAGTTTACAAACACCTATCTTGCTCACTACATCGTGCAcaccgatatatatatatatatatattggagcTTTGGACACCACGTGTTTGATACCTCTTATCAAAACCTGATAAAGATACACGTGCAGGAGTACAAGTAGTGCAACACACATCCACAATTTCAATACGTGGTCTACTATATATGATTGAGACCGGCAACATATCCCAAACCATATATGCTACTCTAGTGCCACTATACATCTGACAAAACTTTGTATTTTACTATATATTATCAATGATACTTTAATATAATATATTCAAATGCCATGTACAGATCAAAACACGTGAACATGATCCAATGCCATGATCTGCTATACTCCTAAGTGAAACTAAGCCTCACTATTACATATTTATGCACATGCATGTTGTGTATTACACAAGAACCATAATTCATGTCATATACTATTTCTCAAATTAATCTAGTATACTGCACATGCCACCATTCGGTTTATATAGTCAACAAGTTTGTAGTCAACTACCACATTGCATATACACGGTCTatttttatcaaagtacatgtGCAAGATATTGGTGTTGATTTTACAAACTCATGTACTAATCACATAATTTGTTTCAAGGAGACATAATCACCGATCACTTCTCAAAAATAGCGAAATCATAACCGCcaaagcaatggagcgtcatgcttggacaactccaacatgatttgggtacttatatcaattccaactccaactcgctccaaatcggcataagataagtcactatatcttatctcttacgctcttgcaattagagcctttgccatggctatacatgtctccacgacccttacgcatgcctataacatgttattagcaactttactccAAGTACATGCTACACGCATACATGCTTAAAATCACTCACACGTGACAactcatctagaagcttgtgacacttacgacttaattaaacatgctcggataaacaaCTTGCttgggttacgactcgcttgggtatcgagtatggccacgacttgcgcttgggccacgcctcgcatgctcgcacagcgcctacacactcaactacacccaacttgctcgatcatgtccaacatgttttacttaagccccaagttcacaaacgcttcattctatgtcaccgggactactcccacaattttatatggacacccattacacttgccactatctattgtgcatgttatatggccataagatccacatatacaactaccaacattttacatgttcatacacattaatggaatatggaattcttctaccatttgttatttgctacaaatcgaattcttttcgcattccattaatacgaacggtaaccaatacaacaaagcattctacatatgcgcgtttttgtctcattgtgcaggattaaacgagtcccttcttgcttacggagttcggggacttgtaggggctccgtaccgcccggttacatatgcttggtgacatcatgtgtataactccccaaccaagaatctcctcttacttggggacttcggggacttgtagatacctctactagcaaggctagtttgctatctcaccaagcataattaacaccctctttgggacacccacaagccatggtgaggcccaaccgctacttgcatcttgtagccctatgttcaagctatgctacggtatccggaagtcgcaaatccgtcgccgggaagccaccttttcggccttgccaacatgccctcacaaactaggcatttctagactagaatagtgattttagtcatcccacatctaagaaaatgtaaaggagaagcattccttcacctataaaaggaactctcctcccacaactcaacacactccattacatctcttgtaatcttgttaggccgcaaggctcgacacactagtacacattcaagtggacgtagtctcccgctaaggcgggaggtgaaccactatacttcgcttgtgtcgctctctctctctttacttatcgttaattagatccccacggatccaagcattaacattggcgccgtctgtgggaagccaacacaatggcttcgtcacctaccgtgagctaagtctgcttagcggaactCAAAGAAAATTTTCCCTCCTTCTTTGAGCTACTTCAAATTCATTGGTCACCCATTTCTCTTTGGTCATTCATGAATTTTCATTGGTTCCCAGTGAGTTCATGTTTGAAGTtgtgtttcttggcggcaacttttGCCAAGGCATGATCAAACATCATTCCAGCGGTACAACTACTCAACTAGAGCAGaaatgtgcagaaatttgcactttGAGGGCCGGTCAAcactggtcaacgccggtcaacacgtggtcaacgcccaaagagtggtcaaaacttgcagaaattgctcaaaacaccaacatatggggcggtcaatgcttggtcaacgcccggcggagtcggtcaacgcccatcgaGGGTCGGTCAGCGCCCATTAGGACAAGTCAACGCTGACcatggttggtcaacgccagccaccaaaaaaaaaaaaaaaaaaatctcggtGCCAattttctctggacacccagataATTACTTTGGCCACCCTCCTTCTTCGCTGCATCAAACCGCCAGCAGCAGCTCGCACAACACCATCACCTCCGCCGAACTtagtcagcggcaccgccgaactccATCTCCGCTGAGCTCTGAGCTCCGCCCAACTATCCTTCTCCGCTCCGCCAGGAACCTCCGCTCCGCCGAACTATAACTGCAACTGCAACGCTCCGCAGAGGCTCCGGTCGTGGTGGCAGCAGTGTTGCACTCATCAAGCAAGTTTCGGACTGGGCctccgctccgccgaactcAAGGCCTCCGCTGACTATCACCACCGCCAGGAGCTTCCTCCAAGTTTTGATAGATGGCGGCCCGTGAAACTTCATCACACCTTCATCGTGCCTCCGCTGACCAACCAAGAGCTCTCTTGACCAAAAGCTTCGCGGACAAACCCCGCTGACAGCAGGCTCCGCTGAGCTTCACCGCCGGCAAGGCTCCATCGCCACACTTcttcagcggcaccgccgctCTCGGTCAGCGGTAACACCAGCGCTGGTCAACTGCTCCGCTGGTGACCTCCGCTGGTCATCACCTCCGCCAGCAAAGCTCCACAGCAGCTAGGCACCCTCCGCCAGCTCAACTTTCCTTCAGCGGTACTTCCTCCGCCAGCTCAACTTTCCTTCAGCGGTACTCTCCCTATTACATTGattaaatcaaatttttttaatgttttttttttcatcaatagTGTCTCAATTTTTATGAGACTTCCTACATGATacctgtagatacctctactagcaaggctagtttgctatctcaccaagcataattaacaccctctttgggacacccacaagccatggtgaggcccaaccgctacttgcatcttgtagccctatgttcaagctacgctacggtatccggaagtcgcaaatccgtcgccgggaagccacctttccggccttgccaacatgccctcacaaactaggcatttctagactagaatagtgattttagtcatcccacatctaagaaaatgtaaaggagaagcattccttcacctataaaaggaactctcctcccacaactcaacacactccattacatctcttgtaatcttgttaggccgcaaggctcgacacactagtacacattcaagtagacgtagtctcccgctaaggcgggaggtgaaccactatacttcgcttgtgtcgctctctctctctttacttatcgttaattagatccccacggatccaaggaTTAACAATACCTGACCTTAGAAAGTTATCAATATGATTCTTGGACTTAACATTTCGTATTATGATCATACTTCTATTAGTTTGCTATCCAGAATTCATTAAAAATTTGCACGTGTTGTGCATGTGACTGAATTTTAAAGGTTAAAATTGTCTTTCTATACCAATGTGTCATtagaatagaaaataaaaaaggttAAAGCAATTCTTCTTCCAAAGTTCTTAAACTTGAATCCTGTAGTTCATAAATTCTTCAACCCAAACTAAAGATAAAGAACACAAAAAGTCGATATCAACCGTTATCAACCGAGAGCAAGCAATCATGAAGACTGCCATGTTGTTCCTCCTTACAAACTTTGTTCTTCACAACACGTATTTCTCATCAAATCGATATCAATGTCAAGTGATCTATGGTAGAGCTTAGAGAGTCTCTCTAAGAATATGGTTAATtcgggacagtatcggtacaatagTGGGTCATGGGACTCACTTGTTGttttttaacatggtatcagagcgagTTCCTTTCCAATCATGTCTTAGACCCAAATAATTGGGCTTGAAACGAATGACTAGGCCTTCAGAAAGATGTGTTGATTTTAGTGAACGAATTATGACAGAGATCTCGAATAGatgagtagaaaagaatacttcaattcagggttaattcgataaatctattcatcccacaatgagggtatatatacaagtacaaaggagtagtctaactctaataggaaacaatctttccataattacagaatatcctaattaaataaaatcctaattacatacagatttatagcgattctacactccccctcaagttggtgcatagatgtctatcatgcccaacttgtcaactgagttgtcaaataccttcctggacactcctttagtaagaacatcagctaattgctcctctgagtttacaaatggaaagcgaataacctttctgtcaagattttctttaataaaatgacggtcaacctccacatgctttgttctatcatgctgaactggattatgtgcaatctcaatggcagctgtattatcacaatgcaaatccataggctttttaagcttgtaacccaggtctttcaagacattacgaattcacaacatttcacagactccgtgtgccatacctcggaactcagcttctgcacttgatctggcaacaactttctgctttttgctacgccaagtgacaaggttccctccaacaaaagtgaagtacccagatgtagaacgtctgtcagttttatcaccagcccaatctgcatctgtgtacccaacaacttccaattcatcttttttctgaaacagtaaccctttacctggcgccatcttcaagtacttcaaaatacgaaagactgcatccatatgatcttcactaggacaatgcataaattgactaacaacactcatagcataagcaatatcaggtttagtatgtgaaagataaatcaaccttcctacaagacgttgatacctccctttgtcagttggaacttgatcaggataaatagcaagtctgtgattcatctcaataggtgtctccattggtctacagtccagcatccctgtttcagcaagtaaatcaaggacatacttcctttgtgaaagcaaaatccccttcttagaccttgcaacttcaatacccagaaaatacttcagttgtcccagatccttcatttcaaactcctttgacagatacttttgcaattcattcatctctttcggatcatcccctgtaacaatcatgtcatcaacatacacaataagagctgtaatcttaccattcttgcgtttgataaacaaggtatggtcagaattgctctgtctgtacccaaaggctttcatggactttgaaaatcttccaaaccaagctcttggagactgcttcaggccatacaaagacttcttcaatttacacaccttgccaacgtcacttgggtaattcttaacacctgggggcacatccatgtacacttcttcctccaaattcccattaagaaacgcattcttcacatcaaactggtgcaagggccaatctttgtttgctgtaagtgagattagaatccggacagtattaatctttgccacaggtgcaaaagtctcctcataatcaatcccatagcgttgtgtatatcctttggcaaccaacctcgccttgtatctattaatagttccatctgcattaagcttcacagtaaatacccaacgacaccctacagtcttctttccaaccggcataggtactagctcccatgttgcattcttttgaagagcttccaattcttcattcatcgcctttgtccattttggatccgtcaatgcatcctgcacgttactaggaatagatacagtagataattgatcaacaacaagtgcatgtgacccaaaAATCCTATGGTttgacataaaattagctatagggtatttagctttggctttgatatctggttcatattgtttcttaggaattcccttggtaaccccttgtgatttcctaggttcgacactttctaacccagaagattcattaaagtttaggggtacctgaggaggatcattctgaccgggatcttcagttggtgatgcagaagggggaatatcttgtgtgtg encodes the following:
- the LOC133743833 gene encoding increased DNA methylation 1-like isoform X1 — protein: MKRKRASAMASSSSSSTVKPSRFPEEESVRCWESETASSNRTRPQIQSRSRKGSKTRNINDVLKDERSKISGINRILGTPIPVSNNLTWRLLKSHMRIESYYGTKLHSALNAIHECFEPSKDPYTNRDIAEDIVFDLESDSELNLRGFYTVVLERRDDVDGHEEMIGAATVRINKGVAEVPLVATRPQFRRLGMCRILMNELENRLMEFGIER
- the LOC133743833 gene encoding increased DNA methylation 1-like isoform X2, which encodes MKRKRASAMASSSSSSTVKPSRFPEEESVRCWESETASSNRTRPQIQSRSRKGSKTRNINDVLKDERSKISGINRILGTPIPVSNNLTWRLLKSHMRIESYYGTKLHSALNAIHECFEPSKDPYTNRDIAEDIVFDLESDSELNLRGFYTVVLERRDDVDGHEEMIGAATVRINKGVAEVPLVATRPQFRRLGMCRILMNELENRLMEFGIER